One window from the genome of Bacteriovorax sp. Seq25_V encodes:
- a CDS encoding PaaI family thioesterase, which translates to MSAIKKIYKALPESIRDTALVRTFGLFKVPLLFWISPTVVELSKERCEVRIPLNRKTKNHLKSMYFGVLAAGADCAGGLAAMKLIIESGQNVSLAFKDFKAEFHQRAEADTHFICNQGKEIADFVTKVVESGERHHMPVEIVAICPKISQEPVATFTLTLSLKNKSKKS; encoded by the coding sequence ATGTCAGCAATTAAAAAAATCTATAAAGCACTTCCTGAATCTATTAGAGATACAGCTCTCGTTCGTACATTTGGTCTTTTCAAAGTTCCTCTTCTTTTTTGGATATCTCCAACAGTTGTTGAGTTATCAAAAGAGAGATGTGAGGTAAGAATTCCACTAAATCGAAAGACAAAGAATCATTTGAAGTCGATGTACTTTGGGGTTTTAGCTGCTGGTGCCGACTGTGCAGGTGGTTTAGCTGCGATGAAGCTTATTATTGAGAGTGGCCAGAATGTATCATTAGCATTTAAAGATTTTAAAGCAGAATTTCATCAAAGAGCTGAAGCTGATACTCACTTTATCTGTAATCAAGGAAAAGAAATTGCGGATTTTGTTACTAAGGTTGTTGAAAGTGGTGAAAGACATCACATGCCTGTCGAAATTGTAGCAATTTGTCCTAAAATCTCTCAAGAGCCAGTGGCCACATTTACTTTAACATTATCTCTAAAGAATAAATCTAAGAAGTCTTAG
- a CDS encoding thioesterase family protein gives METTVHRYEILINEKHLDSFGHVNNAVYLELYEEARWDLITKGGWGLDRIQRDKIGPVITSLKIDFKRELKNREVITIETSFGGFRNSKISYLEQRMLKADGAVANTMTMEAGLFDLRERKLVDPSDEWMRALGVEGDWRNYLK, from the coding sequence ATGGAAACAACTGTGCATCGCTATGAAATCCTAATCAACGAAAAACACCTGGACTCTTTTGGCCATGTAAATAATGCTGTCTATCTTGAATTGTACGAAGAGGCCCGTTGGGACCTTATAACAAAAGGTGGATGGGGATTAGATCGTATCCAGAGAGATAAGATTGGGCCAGTAATTACATCGCTAAAAATAGATTTTAAGCGTGAGTTAAAAAATAGAGAAGTTATCACGATTGAGACTTCCTTTGGTGGATTTCGAAATTCTAAAATATCATACCTTGAACAACGAATGCTTAAAGCTGATGGTGCCGTGGCAAATACTATGACAATGGAAGCGGGTCTTTTCGACCTTCGAGAAAGAAAGCTTGTTGATCCAAGTGATGAATGGATGAGAGCTCTTGGTGTTGAAGGTGATTGGCGAAATTATCTTAAATAA
- a CDS encoding tetratricopeptide repeat protein, which translates to MNSAHEILLSELIQAKSYIDRLFHAITDLSSAFHRAEIRTCASNLTEELEQIVKTKFVSTNYNDTSLIHREHIKTAKTNFKNLCLFVEVFLKLSPNKANIINDMAAVINCIYKHGKELHELTAKFANIDVQLPRTSLIREVKTETAFTQKQVTEVKKFGRFSLLEGGRQDIEDEEEMEEDLTPVLFQLDIEKVKAVVSDNKTSLLGLESKREEKYEESLSLGHKAAYQKDHELALEHFLKAKSFKDTAEVNTLVAWIYTLLGEPEKAKSLCLRAISLDPDFGPAYNDLGSILLNEGSIEEALKWFELAKKAIKYQNKEFPYINAGRAYMMVHNYEKAIIEFEQAIEISPDNEELIETVEKIKLSFEKERATTRSQFFTEHPEN; encoded by the coding sequence ATGAACTCAGCCCACGAAATTTTACTAAGTGAACTAATTCAGGCGAAATCTTATATCGACAGATTGTTTCACGCGATTACCGACCTATCGAGTGCATTTCATCGTGCGGAAATACGTACATGTGCTAGTAATTTGACAGAAGAACTTGAGCAAATTGTAAAAACAAAATTTGTCTCTACTAATTACAACGATACTTCATTAATTCATCGCGAGCATATTAAGACAGCTAAAACAAACTTCAAAAACCTATGCTTGTTTGTTGAAGTATTTTTAAAATTATCACCTAATAAAGCAAATATCATCAACGATATGGCAGCTGTTATTAATTGCATTTATAAGCATGGAAAAGAACTTCATGAGTTAACCGCAAAGTTTGCAAATATTGATGTTCAACTCCCAAGAACTTCACTTATTCGTGAAGTAAAAACAGAAACAGCATTCACTCAAAAGCAAGTAACTGAAGTGAAGAAGTTTGGAAGATTCTCTCTACTTGAAGGTGGAAGACAAGATATTGAAGATGAAGAAGAGATGGAAGAAGACTTAACTCCGGTTCTCTTTCAACTTGATATTGAGAAAGTAAAGGCCGTTGTCAGTGACAACAAAACTTCCCTACTAGGACTTGAAAGTAAAAGAGAAGAGAAATATGAAGAATCACTATCTCTTGGTCATAAAGCTGCATACCAAAAGGATCATGAACTTGCCTTAGAACACTTCCTAAAGGCCAAGAGCTTTAAGGATACAGCGGAAGTTAATACTCTAGTTGCTTGGATCTATACACTTCTTGGAGAACCAGAAAAAGCAAAGAGCTTATGCCTAAGAGCAATTTCGCTTGATCCAGACTTTGGGCCTGCCTACAATGACCTTGGCTCAATCCTACTTAACGAAGGGTCTATAGAAGAAGCTTTAAAGTGGTTTGAATTAGCAAAGAAAGCAATTAAGTATCAAAACAAGGAATTTCCATATATCAATGCTGGACGAGCATACATGATGGTTCATAATTATGAGAAGGCCATTATTGAGTTCGAACAGGCCATTGAAATTAGCCCAGACAATGAAGAGCTAATTGAGACCGTTGAAAAAATTAAGCTTTCATTTGAAAAGGAAAGAGCAACGACAAGGTCTCAATTCTTTACTGAGCATCCAGAGAACTAA
- a CDS encoding M15 family metallopeptidase, with the protein MKNKNEIHGMTEDHLITDEITSRLFHKETYPKFLKLKERAKQEGIDLYVLSSFRSFENQLSIWNKKCRGEKTLLDSNGTALNYDLLTDEEVVFAILRWSALPGTSRHHWGTDIDVVDKNTWPEGYHIELIPGEFSEGAMFYKMKCFFDRIIAEEDGLGFFRPYEVDQEGVAPEMWHISDFDVAQRYFNEFTLEHFLEFLDQQNAEEFLLLDIVKNHAEKIFQQYIQNIYLR; encoded by the coding sequence ATGAAGAATAAAAATGAAATTCACGGAATGACAGAGGACCATCTCATCACAGATGAGATTACTAGCCGCCTCTTTCATAAAGAAACCTATCCAAAGTTTTTAAAACTCAAAGAAAGAGCAAAACAAGAAGGCATTGATCTCTATGTGTTAAGCTCTTTTCGATCTTTTGAAAATCAACTTTCAATATGGAATAAGAAATGCCGTGGAGAAAAGACTCTCCTTGATTCAAATGGTACTGCACTAAATTATGATTTACTAACGGATGAGGAAGTTGTTTTTGCAATCTTACGCTGGTCGGCACTTCCTGGAACAAGCCGCCACCATTGGGGTACGGATATCGACGTAGTAGACAAGAACACATGGCCAGAAGGTTATCATATCGAGCTAATCCCTGGTGAGTTTAGCGAAGGCGCTATGTTTTATAAAATGAAATGCTTCTTCGATAGAATAATTGCAGAAGAAGACGGTCTCGGTTTCTTTAGGCCATATGAAGTTGACCAAGAAGGTGTCGCGCCAGAAATGTGGCATATTAGTGATTTTGATGTCGCACAAAGATATTTCAACGAATTTACATTGGAACATTTTTTAGAATTTCTTGATCAACAAAATGCAGAAGAATTTCTTCTGCTTGATATTGTTAAAAATCACGCAGAAAAAATTTTCCAGCAATATATTCAAAATATTTATTTAAGATAA
- a CDS encoding Nif3-like dinuclear metal center hexameric protein: MKTIERSELEKFFDVILSPQQYKDYGPNGLQIEGVEHISKIAFAVSAQKKSIEKAVEMGCQCLVVHHGLFWSFHGPRTITKSFAKRIKPLVQNDINLFGYHLPLDGHIEFGNAATLAKKLGLTNLHPFGDYKGMPTGVKGVFAEPKAPEEVKEIIATAVEHSVLHSNAEDRPQIKSVGIITGGANSGWKDAYNEGLDAYLTGEMSEHDYHEARESDVHMFAAGHNATEKFGIKALMGLVEKNFEVECVFIDSSNPA, encoded by the coding sequence ATGAAGACGATTGAGAGAAGTGAATTAGAAAAATTTTTTGATGTAATACTCTCTCCTCAACAGTATAAAGACTATGGACCAAACGGCCTACAAATAGAGGGCGTTGAGCATATTTCTAAAATTGCTTTTGCAGTTTCTGCACAAAAGAAATCAATAGAAAAAGCAGTGGAAATGGGCTGCCAATGTCTTGTTGTACATCACGGTCTTTTTTGGAGCTTCCATGGACCACGTACAATTACAAAATCCTTTGCAAAAAGAATAAAACCATTAGTTCAAAATGACATAAATCTCTTTGGTTACCATCTTCCTCTAGATGGGCATATTGAATTTGGAAATGCTGCGACTCTAGCAAAGAAGTTAGGGCTCACAAACCTTCATCCATTTGGAGACTATAAAGGGATGCCAACTGGTGTAAAAGGTGTATTTGCAGAACCGAAAGCACCAGAAGAAGTCAAAGAAATCATCGCGACAGCGGTGGAGCATTCAGTTCTTCACTCAAATGCTGAAGATAGGCCACAGATTAAATCTGTTGGAATTATCACAGGCGGAGCTAACTCAGGATGGAAGGATGCTTATAACGAGGGTCTTGATGCCTACCTAACGGGTGAAATGAGTGAGCATGACTATCATGAAGCACGTGAGTCTGATGTTCATATGTTTGCGGCCGGACATAATGCAACTGAAAAGTTTGGAATCAAGGCACTCATGGGACTTGTTGAGAAAAACTTTGAAGTCGAGTGTGTCTTTATCGATAGTTCAAACCCTGCCTAG
- a CDS encoding YiiX/YebB-like N1pC/P60 family cysteine hydrolase, giving the protein MFLLKFLRNITLSIIVFGCLNIVARDYQDLQVGDVLLLDLDCYSCQRIEDETFGPYSHSGIVVEVNGELVIAQALSTVHHLRVSAFLKFSPKKALHLRPKKMTNSKQKNLSHNYMNKFYGAEFDHDFLWDNDSFYCSEFLFKLLDSVNVLSDLKALPMNFERNYDFWNIYFDHGVPQGEIGISPNDFYRSSDFEILN; this is encoded by the coding sequence ATGTTTTTACTTAAGTTTTTGCGAAATATTACCCTCTCGATCATTGTATTTGGTTGCCTGAATATTGTGGCAAGAGATTACCAAGACTTACAAGTAGGGGATGTCCTACTTCTTGATCTCGACTGCTACTCATGTCAGAGAATTGAGGATGAGACTTTTGGTCCTTACTCTCATTCAGGAATAGTTGTTGAGGTTAATGGGGAGCTGGTTATCGCTCAGGCCTTATCGACAGTGCATCACTTAAGAGTGTCAGCATTTCTTAAGTTCTCTCCAAAGAAAGCACTACACTTACGACCGAAGAAAATGACAAATTCGAAGCAAAAAAATCTTAGTCATAATTATATGAATAAGTTTTATGGAGCTGAATTTGATCATGACTTCTTATGGGATAATGATTCATTTTATTGTTCTGAATTTTTATTTAAGTTGCTAGACTCTGTAAACGTTTTGAGTGACTTAAAAGCGCTTCCTATGAACTTTGAAAGAAATTATGATTTTTGGAATATTTATTTTGATCACGGTGTCCCACAAGGGGAGATTGGAATTTCTCCAAATGACTTCTATAGAAGTTCAGATTTTGAAATTTTAAATTAA
- a CDS encoding bifunctional proline dehydrogenase/L-glutamate gamma-semialdehyde dehydrogenase, producing the protein MSNMLFDHHLLNITNIALDSGWSLFFYPEFSKVILNKDNSKLVSGFEAELSSFFKLQKSFKAQVHVNGVHLLVSVDAQSKEVRLGTARLANEIFLLDQIESSLDSEVINLRESNSVYLAFKKHVELINSIPVSSHPGISKIVAAHGDLTPLEELESEEVLSRVKVITENLLKNVESYKPILFEKISDFALSLTARFALLRIHLLKFIAILPSLDYDKSGVEVKKILLESLERLLVDSRKARTNNLKGEMAALPLFWYSLFFTAYFVAKIFPAAPLAMLIRFSVRFMAKRFIAGETIELAEKNFAQLFATGRDVTLDQLGELVVSEKEADHYMKEVIKLVEGFSLHINRGEKNGAGILKAHVSIKVSALCSDFKPEAFDYTYALVAPRLKEILLKAKLNEVFINIDAEHYHYRDIVFKIYRKVLLETEDLRSFAHTGIVVQAYLRDAVFHLREVIALAKERGITMPVRLVKGAYWDAETVEATAHGHNAPEFLNKEETDIHFRQMVNEIFKAYPHLQICLASHNFSDHAFAFALREAKYPNLPAIEHQCLHMTYEALSTAMAKMGWAVRNYVPIGSLIVGMAYLVRRIMENSSQVGVLTIMRSHKKKVSLLSPLTIFKTNLDNNALAFDQTITNLDGAFFNTPPLRTYLDEERASIEEVLNDDSFLGTTFENAFSCGGDEISIFSPSEENKVVGKIHFATVEDTERALKVSDEAFYDGAWSNLDFSLKCTVMTKAALLMTIRRNELSRLIMHESGKALSEALADVDEAIDFINFYIRDQKSILDTTEVVGRGAAAVIAPWNFPLAIPCGMIVSSLIAGNTVILKSAEQTPLIAQVLVDLLHEAGVDKSSLIHLPGVGELVGEKLINSEEIATIVFTGSKAVGVHIAKCAAKRLYKNKKTGATYQVRVITEMGGKNAVIVTNNAELDETVSGILYSAFAHAGQKCSACSRVIVHNKVKEKLATRLSEAAMDLKVGKATDFSAFVNPMVNKDEKTRIISQVKEASNEAVQFGGKVYLDRSNEELPGSCVGPVVIELPFNQAIKKSSFAMKELFAPVIHIIGYDTAEQAIKIFNGTEYGLTGGIFSQSQDDIDFYTERMQCGNIYVNRPITGARVAIEPFGGFKLSGTGPKAGGVDYIRALSVEAHIGQSEHPAIKQSFEKGSDYLVDFAKVSGLYDASRVERAIRSIDEIISNFGPLFPGVFGTEKSQLQNLRQWLVNDFQTIINSPRDNRIIPGQLNYSHFDSFKSQCVYLSLGEKVTINSFANFIMAVACGLGVTVLCSNNKAYIWWKYLIDILVKNRFSPRNIECFYVNFDKMKKEDGQFVDVFIVDGDDSSYLKVVNYMEQFIGKKAMPKIIYGRDEVASSCFEMMRPYVNERSFAVNVMRHGAPMEVSL; encoded by the coding sequence ATGTCGAATATGCTTTTCGATCACCATTTACTAAATATTACTAATATAGCACTCGATTCTGGTTGGAGTTTATTCTTCTATCCTGAGTTTTCCAAAGTTATCTTAAATAAGGATAATTCTAAATTAGTTTCAGGGTTTGAAGCAGAGTTAAGTTCTTTTTTTAAACTTCAAAAAAGTTTTAAAGCACAAGTTCATGTTAATGGTGTCCATCTTCTTGTAAGCGTTGATGCTCAGTCAAAAGAAGTTAGGCTTGGTACGGCCAGGCTAGCAAATGAAATTTTTCTTCTTGATCAAATTGAATCAAGTCTTGATAGCGAAGTGATCAACTTACGTGAATCAAATTCAGTTTACCTTGCTTTCAAAAAACACGTTGAGCTTATTAATTCAATTCCAGTTTCTTCTCATCCTGGAATAAGTAAGATCGTCGCGGCCCATGGAGATCTAACTCCACTTGAAGAGCTCGAAAGTGAAGAAGTCCTCTCTCGCGTCAAGGTAATTACGGAAAATCTACTAAAGAATGTTGAATCATATAAGCCAATTCTTTTTGAAAAAATATCAGACTTTGCCCTTTCTTTAACGGCACGTTTTGCACTTCTTAGAATTCACTTGTTAAAGTTTATTGCTATTCTTCCATCTCTTGACTATGACAAGTCTGGTGTTGAGGTGAAGAAAATTTTACTTGAGTCCCTTGAGAGGCTTTTAGTCGATAGCCGTAAGGCCCGTACTAATAACTTAAAAGGAGAAATGGCGGCACTTCCTCTGTTTTGGTACTCATTATTTTTTACTGCTTATTTCGTCGCAAAGATTTTCCCGGCAGCGCCTCTCGCAATGTTGATTAGGTTTTCAGTTCGATTTATGGCGAAACGATTCATTGCAGGAGAAACGATTGAGCTAGCGGAAAAGAACTTTGCACAGCTTTTTGCAACTGGACGAGATGTGACTCTTGATCAACTCGGTGAGCTGGTTGTTTCTGAAAAAGAAGCTGATCATTATATGAAGGAAGTTATTAAACTTGTTGAAGGTTTCTCCCTCCATATTAATAGAGGGGAGAAAAATGGAGCAGGTATCCTTAAGGCCCACGTTTCGATTAAAGTCTCTGCTCTTTGCTCTGATTTTAAGCCAGAGGCCTTTGATTACACTTATGCACTTGTGGCCCCTCGCTTAAAGGAAATTCTTCTTAAGGCGAAATTGAATGAAGTTTTTATCAATATCGATGCTGAACATTACCATTATCGTGACATCGTTTTTAAAATTTATCGTAAGGTACTTCTTGAAACTGAAGATCTTAGATCATTTGCTCACACAGGGATCGTAGTTCAAGCATATCTTAGAGATGCAGTTTTCCATTTACGCGAAGTTATTGCTCTCGCGAAAGAACGTGGCATCACTATGCCTGTTCGCCTTGTTAAAGGTGCCTATTGGGATGCTGAAACAGTAGAGGCGACTGCTCATGGGCATAATGCACCTGAATTTTTAAATAAAGAAGAGACAGATATACACTTCAGACAAATGGTAAATGAAATTTTTAAGGCATACCCACATCTTCAAATTTGTCTTGCTAGTCATAATTTCTCTGATCACGCATTTGCTTTTGCTCTAAGAGAAGCAAAATATCCAAATCTTCCTGCTATTGAACATCAGTGTCTTCACATGACATATGAAGCACTTTCGACAGCAATGGCAAAAATGGGGTGGGCCGTAAGAAATTATGTGCCAATTGGAAGTCTTATTGTTGGTATGGCCTATCTCGTTAGACGAATTATGGAGAACTCTTCTCAAGTTGGAGTTCTAACTATTATGCGTTCACATAAGAAGAAAGTTTCACTTCTTTCTCCTTTAACAATTTTTAAAACAAATCTTGATAATAATGCATTAGCATTTGACCAAACAATCACAAATCTTGATGGTGCATTTTTCAACACTCCTCCACTTAGAACATATCTTGATGAGGAAAGAGCAAGTATTGAAGAAGTTTTAAATGACGACTCTTTTTTAGGGACAACGTTTGAAAATGCATTCTCATGTGGAGGAGATGAAATTTCTATTTTTTCTCCTTCCGAGGAAAATAAAGTTGTTGGAAAGATTCATTTTGCCACAGTTGAAGATACCGAAAGAGCACTTAAAGTTTCTGATGAAGCTTTCTATGATGGTGCATGGTCAAACCTTGATTTCTCGTTGAAGTGCACTGTGATGACTAAGGCCGCACTTCTTATGACAATTAGAAGAAATGAACTTTCTCGTCTTATTATGCATGAGTCAGGGAAAGCACTTTCAGAGGCACTTGCCGATGTTGATGAAGCAATTGACTTCATCAATTTCTACATAAGAGACCAAAAGTCCATTCTTGATACTACTGAAGTTGTAGGGCGTGGTGCTGCCGCTGTTATTGCTCCATGGAATTTTCCTTTAGCAATCCCATGTGGAATGATCGTGAGCTCACTAATTGCTGGAAATACTGTTATTTTAAAATCTGCAGAGCAAACCCCACTTATCGCACAAGTTCTTGTTGATCTTCTTCATGAAGCAGGTGTTGATAAGAGTAGCTTAATTCATCTTCCTGGTGTCGGCGAACTTGTAGGTGAGAAGCTAATTAATTCCGAGGAGATTGCTACAATTGTTTTCACTGGATCAAAGGCCGTAGGTGTACATATTGCTAAATGTGCAGCGAAAAGACTTTATAAGAATAAGAAAACAGGTGCTACTTATCAGGTGAGAGTTATTACTGAGATGGGCGGAAAAAACGCTGTTATCGTAACTAATAATGCTGAGCTTGATGAAACCGTTAGTGGTATCCTCTATTCAGCCTTTGCCCATGCTGGTCAGAAATGTTCTGCATGTTCGCGTGTTATCGTTCATAACAAGGTAAAAGAAAAGCTTGCAACTAGATTAAGTGAAGCGGCAATGGATCTTAAAGTTGGAAAGGCAACTGACTTTAGTGCATTTGTTAATCCAATGGTTAATAAAGATGAAAAAACACGCATTATATCTCAAGTAAAAGAAGCTTCTAATGAGGCCGTTCAATTTGGGGGGAAAGTCTACCTGGATAGAAGTAATGAAGAACTTCCTGGTAGCTGTGTTGGTCCCGTTGTTATTGAACTACCTTTTAATCAGGCCATCAAAAAAAGTAGTTTCGCAATGAAAGAACTCTTCGCTCCTGTTATTCACATCATAGGTTATGATACTGCTGAGCAGGCCATTAAAATTTTCAATGGCACTGAATATGGATTAACCGGTGGAATCTTTTCTCAGTCACAAGATGATATTGATTTCTATACTGAGCGAATGCAATGTGGAAATATTTATGTGAATCGTCCAATTACTGGTGCTCGTGTCGCGATTGAGCCATTTGGCGGTTTCAAACTTTCTGGAACTGGTCCAAAGGCCGGAGGTGTCGATTATATTAGAGCATTGAGTGTTGAGGCCCATATTGGTCAATCTGAGCATCCCGCGATTAAACAGTCTTTTGAAAAAGGATCTGATTATCTTGTGGATTTCGCAAAGGTAAGTGGTCTCTATGATGCAAGTCGAGTAGAAAGAGCGATTAGATCTATTGATGAGATCATCTCAAATTTTGGTCCACTCTTTCCAGGTGTTTTTGGAACAGAGAAGTCTCAGTTACAGAATTTACGCCAATGGTTGGTCAATGATTTTCAGACTATTATCAATTCACCACGCGATAATAGAATTATCCCTGGGCAGCTGAACTACTCTCATTTTGATTCATTCAAATCGCAATGTGTTTATCTCTCTCTAGGTGAGAAGGTTACAATTAATTCATTTGCCAATTTTATTATGGCCGTAGCTTGCGGACTTGGAGTGACAGTTCTTTGCTCTAATAATAAGGCCTATATCTGGTGGAAGTATCTTATTGATATACTCGTAAAGAATAGATTCTCTCCTCGAAATATTGAATGCTTCTATGTGAACTTTGATAAGATGAAGAAAGAAGATGGGCAATTTGTTGATGTCTTCATTGTTGATGGCGATGATTCTTCTTACTTAAAAGTTGTAAACTATATGGAGCAATTTATTGGTAAAAAAGCGATGCCGAAAATTATCTATGGACGTGATGAAGTCGCAAGTTCATGCTTTGAGATGATGAGACCTTACGTTAATGAGCGTTCTTTTGCTGTTAACGTGATGAGGCATGGGGCACCAATGGAAGTATCTCTATAA
- a CDS encoding pyrroline-5-carboxylate reductase, which yields MKILILGAGNMVEAFFGRSVESFTSDEISITSPSNTSSRDFAKNYGINFINFENAFDVEYDAYILGMKPQVLLEQAKFFGEKIPKGKLIISILAGVDVNKLQGIFSTSQVIRLMPNTPSAVSMGVCPVYATSSTDELFLDYFAKSLQNTGLIFFVDNEDKLDKITPYSGSGPAYFFEIARIYTEKLISEGIPADLAREAIAMTMKGSAELILQSNKSLDTLRDNVTSKKGVTYEALAEMKENKLELILNSAIDRAHRRVTELKKGS from the coding sequence ATGAAGATCTTAATTCTTGGTGCTGGCAATATGGTTGAGGCCTTCTTTGGGAGAAGTGTCGAGAGTTTTACGAGTGATGAAATTTCGATTACATCACCTAGTAATACAAGCAGTCGTGACTTTGCTAAAAATTATGGAATCAATTTTATAAATTTTGAAAATGCATTTGACGTTGAATACGATGCTTATATTCTTGGGATGAAGCCTCAGGTTTTGTTAGAACAAGCCAAGTTTTTTGGAGAAAAAATTCCTAAGGGAAAATTGATAATTTCGATACTCGCTGGGGTAGATGTAAATAAGCTACAAGGTATATTTTCTACATCACAAGTAATTCGGCTGATGCCCAATACTCCTTCGGCCGTCTCTATGGGGGTTTGTCCTGTTTATGCAACTAGTTCAACTGATGAGCTTTTCTTGGATTATTTCGCAAAGTCACTTCAAAATACAGGACTAATTTTCTTCGTTGATAATGAGGATAAATTAGATAAAATTACTCCATACTCAGGAAGTGGCCCAGCCTACTTTTTTGAAATCGCTCGTATCTATACAGAAAAGCTGATTAGTGAGGGGATTCCTGCTGATCTTGCAAGAGAGGCAATTGCGATGACCATGAAGGGATCGGCCGAGTTAATACTTCAAAGTAATAAATCTCTTGATACTCTTAGAGATAACGTAACTTCCAAGAAAGGAGTTACCTATGAGGCGCTCGCGGAGATGAAAGAAAATAAATTAGAATTGATTCTTAATAGTGCAATTGATCGTGCACACAGAAGAGTTACAGAATTAAAAAAGGGTAGTTAA